The Linepithema humile isolate Giens D197 chromosome 2, Lhum_UNIL_v1.0, whole genome shotgun sequence genome has a segment encoding these proteins:
- the LOC136998080 gene encoding uncharacterized protein has translation MEPLARALDVLQSDTGMYMGYLLPVLSTLQQKLENLSKSNLINCHSLVLAIQQGLNKRFLTTFEKKELIIASCLHPKFKLNWLTGEKKKLAESYLEDLLGIRSTENSPKTGKSDDHEDFFICEQQRMTEGESEEEELQRFLKSKSCKVEEMLNDYPKIKKLFVKYNTALPSSASVERMFSVGGSVLTPQRGHLYDDTIEQQILLKINKEFR, from the exons ATGGAACCTTTAGCACGTGCATTGGACGTTTTACAAAGCGATACAGGAATGTATATGGGATACTTATTGCCAGTTCTAAGTACATTGCaacaaaaattggaaaatctCAGTAAATCTAACCTTATAAATTGTCATTCATTGGTTTTAGCTATTCAGCAAGGTTTAAATAAGAG ATTCCTTacaacatttgaaaaaaaagaattaataatcgCAAGTTGTCTACACCCCAAATTCAAGTTAAATTGGTTAACTGGGGAGAAGAAAAAACTTGCTGAAAGCTACTTGGAAGATTTATTAGGAATTCGATCAACCGAAAATTCTCCAAAAACTGGAAAATCCGATGATCacgaagatttttttatttgtgagcAACAAAGAATGACAGAGGGTGAATCTGAAGAAGAAGAGTTGCAACGGTTTCTAAAATCTAAAAGTTGTAAGGTAGAAGAAATGTTAAACGATtatccaaaaattaaaaaacttttcgttaaatataatacagcACTTCCTAGCAGTGCATCAGTAGAACGTATGTTTAGCGTTGGCGGCTCCGTGTTAACACCACAACGCGGACATTTGTATGACGATACTATTgagcaacaaattcttttaaaaataaataaagaatttcgataa
- the LOC136998079 gene encoding uncharacterized protein, producing the protein MNCGRFSEAPLFGKSAGCAGRRRGFGRTYVQSREEPLFGVPQVREDDIEDSAQQRRRRRRRPLNVSRLSGSRRVPSGDGCTTTDNGSNFVKAFRVFERAENDDEDSDAIEFYNLYNLLILADIEDTNAADLIILPPHHRCVSHTLNLIAVKDTEKPLGNDALYKKKYRIIFAKLSKLWSKQNQSTQVADKIKEYCGVYLKTPVITRWNSTFDSVLQLVVLLKNDTEKINKCWDYCDLQRLTDHEIKFLEEYCQVNCSIEFNKTYTQ; encoded by the exons atgaactgtgggcggttctcagAGGCCCCCCTTTTtggaaaatcggcaggatgcgcaggaAGGCGACGCGGATTTGGAAGGACCTACGTACAGAGCCGAGAAGAGCcactgttcggtgtgccgcAAGTGCGCGAGGACGATATCGAGGACTCAGCCCAACAACGCCGAAGACGCCGAAGACGTCCACTCAatgtaagccgcctctcgggtagccgtagagttccgtccggtgATGGCTGCACGACAACCGATAACGGATCGAATTTCGTTAAAGCATTTCG aGTTTTCGAAAGAGCTGAAAATGATGATGAGGATTCTGATGCCATAGAATTTTAcaatctatataatttattaattttggcCGATATAGAAGATACAAATGCAGCAGATTTGATCATTCTTCCACCACATCATAGATGTGTTAGTCACACGTTAAATCTCATTGCGGTGAAAGATACTGAAAAACCTTTAGGCAACGATgctttatacaaaaaaaagtatagaataatatttgccaaattatcaaaattatggaGTAAACAAAATCAATCAACACAAGTAGcggataaaattaaagaatattgtgGTGTTTATTTAAAGACTCCTGTTATTACAag GTGGAATTCTACTTTTGATTCCGTGCTTCAGCTGGTagtgcttttaaaaaatgatactgaaaaaataaataaatgttggGATTATTGCGATTTGCAAAGATTGACCGATCATGAAATCAAATTTCTGGAAGAATATTGTCAAGTAAACTGCAgcatagaatttaataaaacttatacaCAGTGA